AAGATGCTGACCAGGATCAGATCCGTGTCCTTGCCGCCCCGCAGGTAATGGCGGTCATGCTGATCCAGGACATAGATATCGCCGGGACGGATGGGATAGACGTTGCCGTCCATGTCCTCGACTTCGCCCTCTCCCGCGATGCAGTAGCACGCCTCGAGATGGTTGCGGTAATGCAGCAGGGACTCGGTGCCCGCGCGGACGACCGTATGGCAGACGGTGAATCCCATCCCGTCTTTCTCGGTGAGCAACCGGTG
This DNA window, taken from Stigmatella erecta, encodes the following:
- a CDS encoding ectoine synthase, with the translated sequence MFVRSLSDVEKTQFFVEWGSGTSHRLLTEKDGMGFTVCHTVVRAGTESLLHYRNHLEACYCIAGEGEVEDMDGNVYPIRPGDIYVLDQHDRHYLRGGKDTDLILVSIFNPPLKGIERHDLTKQTGSGY